From Gimesia panareensis, the proteins below share one genomic window:
- a CDS encoding anthranilate synthase component II, which yields MILIIDNYDSFVFNLSRYFEELGQETSVVRNDQITLAEATDLAPSAIVLSPGPCTPEEAGISQDLVRHFMNQVPILGVCLGHQSIAASLGGQIIRAPEPVHGQTSLIHHQSSRLLSSLPNPFPATRYHSLIIDEATLPAELLITARTAEGIPMAIEHQSAPLFGVQFHPESILTECGLALLENFLSFTTPCLSE from the coding sequence ATGATCCTGATTATTGATAACTACGACAGTTTTGTCTTCAACCTGTCCCGCTACTTCGAAGAGCTGGGACAAGAGACATCTGTGGTGCGCAATGACCAGATCACCCTCGCAGAGGCCACTGACCTGGCTCCATCAGCGATCGTCCTCTCCCCCGGCCCCTGTACCCCGGAGGAAGCAGGAATCAGCCAGGATCTGGTTCGTCATTTCATGAATCAGGTCCCCATTCTGGGAGTCTGCCTGGGGCATCAGTCGATCGCTGCCAGCCTGGGGGGACAGATCATCAGGGCACCGGAACCCGTTCACGGACAGACTTCCCTGATTCATCATCAAAGTTCCAGACTTTTATCCAGTCTGCCTAATCCATTCCCCGCCACTCGCTATCACTCACTGATCATTGATGAGGCGACCTTACCCGCTGAGCTGTTGATCACGGCTCGCACTGCTGAGGGCATCCCCATGGCGATCGAACATCAATCAGCGCCGCTCTTCGGGGTTCAGTTTCATCCTGAGTCAATTTTGACCGAATGTGGCCTGGCACTCCTGGAAAATTTTCTCTCCTTTACGACCCCCTGTCTCTCAGAATAA
- a CDS encoding PSD1 and planctomycete cytochrome C domain-containing protein, with the protein MKRLRISSDSPVKSHLIPKAFYLAACVYLGFAASVEANASSTKKLPAEQVEFFEKEIRPVLVKRCYACHGAKKQEASLRLDSHAWMMKGSDTGAAVVPGDPLKSRIIQVIQYHDDDSQMPPSGKMPPQEIAALTRWVKMGTPWPYSEKDAKAVPTNGAYDYETLSRSHWAFQPITKPAVPPIKDQQQAVSPVDYFVIAKLEEKGLSLSPAVDKRKLIRRASIDLTGLPPTYEEVEAFANNTDPQAYEKLIDRLLASPAYGERWGRHWLDVARYADTKGYVFTSERRYPYSYTYRDYVIRAFNEDLPFNQFILEQLAADQLDRKGDDRSLAALGFLTVGRRYRGNIHDITDDRIDLVSRGLLGLTASCARCHDHKFDPVPTKDYYSLYSVFVSSYEPEEKDLPLIGKPKSDKAYEKYQEERAKRQQKVDDYIHAEADKFRANARLTVGEVLQAVAEKQNLAQGDEKPQYAKEAPHRRYVDLWRAFLAKNAKTQRSVFAPWSEFAGLKKQQGDFARQASEIIQKLAKQEAETDPNKRINRLVIHALKNNPPESMYDVCRVYGDVFKEVEQAWLKAIADAAKTKKTAPEKLDDPAAEELRQILYHPETPTASSDAEVQNMFNRAQRNRIRQLEKELATLDVTSPGAPPRAMVMLDKDKPVTSFVHLRGNPGRRGDKAPRQFFRILAGEDRQPFQQGSGRLELAQSIASRDNPLTARVFVNRVWLHHFGEGLVRTPSDFGVRSDPPSHPELLDYLASRFMDEGWSVKSLHKLIMLSATYQQGAQENPEAILVDSDNRLLWKHVPRRLGFEAMRDSILFVSGQLSDDREGRGFVIDKMPTDPRRTVYSFIDRNNLPNVFRTFDFANVESSTAERPYTTVPQQALFAMNSPLLLEQSALLVKDLDLEKINAEKGMDEAITRLYQRVLARNPVKEEIELGKQFLQHHRDQIKSPARMSGWEKYAQVLCTSNEFMFVD; encoded by the coding sequence ATGAAGCGACTTCGGATTAGCAGTGATTCTCCTGTGAAGTCTCATCTGATTCCCAAAGCTTTCTACCTGGCAGCCTGTGTCTATCTGGGTTTTGCTGCGTCTGTTGAGGCGAACGCTTCCAGTACTAAAAAACTCCCCGCAGAACAGGTTGAATTTTTTGAGAAAGAAATTCGTCCGGTTCTGGTCAAACGCTGCTATGCCTGTCATGGTGCTAAAAAACAGGAAGCCAGTCTGCGGCTGGATTCACACGCGTGGATGATGAAAGGCAGCGATACCGGTGCCGCGGTTGTGCCGGGGGATCCGCTGAAGAGCCGGATCATTCAGGTGATTCAGTATCATGATGATGACAGTCAGATGCCCCCCAGTGGAAAAATGCCCCCCCAGGAGATTGCGGCCCTGACCCGCTGGGTCAAAATGGGAACCCCCTGGCCTTATTCTGAAAAAGATGCGAAGGCAGTTCCAACCAATGGGGCCTACGATTATGAAACACTTTCCCGCAGTCACTGGGCGTTTCAACCCATTACAAAGCCTGCTGTCCCTCCCATTAAAGATCAGCAACAGGCCGTTTCCCCCGTCGATTACTTTGTGATTGCCAAACTGGAAGAAAAAGGCCTGTCACTCTCACCCGCTGTGGATAAGCGAAAGCTGATTCGTCGTGCCTCCATTGATTTAACGGGTCTGCCACCCACTTACGAGGAAGTCGAAGCGTTTGCCAACAATACGGATCCCCAGGCATATGAAAAACTGATTGATCGTCTGCTGGCTTCACCTGCATACGGCGAGCGCTGGGGTAGACACTGGCTGGATGTGGCCCGCTATGCGGATACCAAGGGGTACGTGTTTACTTCCGAACGACGTTATCCGTATTCCTACACATATCGTGATTATGTGATTCGAGCTTTCAATGAAGACCTCCCTTTTAATCAGTTTATTCTCGAACAGCTGGCGGCCGATCAGCTGGACCGGAAAGGGGATGATCGTTCGCTGGCCGCCCTTGGTTTTCTGACGGTGGGACGCCGTTACCGAGGGAACATTCACGATATCACTGATGACCGGATCGACCTGGTTTCGCGGGGCCTTTTGGGCTTAACCGCTTCCTGTGCCCGTTGTCATGATCACAAATTCGACCCGGTGCCGACGAAAGACTACTACTCGTTATACAGCGTGTTTGTCAGCAGCTATGAGCCTGAGGAAAAAGATCTGCCGCTTATTGGAAAACCCAAGTCCGACAAAGCGTACGAGAAATATCAGGAAGAACGGGCCAAACGTCAGCAGAAAGTGGATGACTATATTCACGCCGAAGCGGACAAGTTCCGCGCGAACGCCCGTCTGACAGTGGGCGAAGTGTTGCAGGCGGTTGCCGAGAAACAGAACCTGGCTCAGGGCGATGAAAAGCCCCAGTATGCGAAGGAAGCCCCTCATCGGCGGTATGTCGATCTCTGGCGGGCTTTTCTGGCGAAAAATGCGAAGACTCAGCGGTCGGTCTTTGCCCCCTGGTCTGAATTTGCCGGACTGAAAAAACAGCAGGGGGATTTCGCCCGACAGGCCTCTGAAATCATTCAGAAGCTGGCAAAGCAGGAAGCCGAAACCGACCCGAACAAACGGATCAACCGCCTGGTAATCCACGCCTTGAAAAACAATCCACCCGAATCCATGTACGATGTCTGCCGGGTCTATGGCGACGTATTTAAAGAAGTGGAACAGGCCTGGTTAAAGGCCATTGCGGATGCTGCCAAAACCAAAAAAACGGCACCAGAGAAACTGGACGACCCGGCTGCCGAAGAATTGCGTCAGATTTTGTACCATCCGGAAACACCGACTGCCAGCAGTGATGCTGAGGTTCAGAATATGTTCAATCGGGCACAGCGGAATCGAATTCGTCAGTTGGAAAAAGAGCTGGCGACTCTCGATGTGACCTCTCCCGGAGCACCGCCGCGTGCGATGGTGATGCTTGATAAAGACAAGCCGGTAACATCGTTCGTACATTTGCGGGGAAACCCGGGACGGCGTGGCGACAAAGCCCCACGGCAGTTTTTCCGAATTCTGGCGGGGGAAGATCGTCAACCTTTCCAGCAGGGGAGCGGTCGCCTGGAACTGGCACAGTCAATTGCCTCGCGTGACAATCCCCTCACGGCCCGGGTGTTCGTCAATCGTGTCTGGCTGCATCACTTTGGTGAAGGCCTGGTCCGTACGCCGAGTGACTTCGGGGTGCGCAGTGATCCGCCATCGCATCCGGAGCTGCTGGATTATCTGGCTTCGCGGTTCATGGATGAAGGCTGGTCAGTTAAGTCACTGCACAAGCTGATCATGTTATCTGCGACTTACCAGCAGGGGGCACAGGAGAATCCAGAGGCGATTCTGGTCGATTCCGATAACCGCCTGTTGTGGAAACATGTTCCCCGTCGTCTGGGATTTGAGGCAATGCGGGATTCGATTCTGTTCGTCTCCGGGCAGTTGTCGGATGATCGTGAAGGACGCGGATTTGTGATCGACAAGATGCCGACAGACCCCCGACGAACGGTATACAGCTTTATTGATCGAAATAATTTGCCCAACGTGTTCCGCACCTTCGATTTTGCCAATGTCGAATCCAGCACGGCCGAGCGACCATACACGACCGTTCCCCAACAGGCCCTGTTTGCAATGAACAGCCCGTTATTGCTGGAGCAGTCAGCGTTGCTCGTGAAAGATCTGGATCTGGAAAAAATCAATGCTGAAAAAGGGATGGATGAGGCGATTACGCGGCTGTATCAGCGTGTATTGGCCCGCAATCCTGTAAAGGAAGAGATTGAGCTGGGGAAACAGTTCCTGCAGCATCACCGGGACCAGATTAAATCGCCAGCACGGATGAGTGGCTGGGAAAAATACGCCCAGGTGCTGTGTACGTCAAATGAATTCATGTTCGTAGACTGA
- a CDS encoding thioredoxin family protein, with protein MSILTVTFSLLVISVSQTSAGDWLHDFDAALKQAQEKDMPLLLHFHASWCGPCHQMDQTVLRTAAVKNLFGKRVIGVKIDSDQHRHLVDRFNVRSLPSDILLTPTGTIITRTDGFQNQNVYLSFLGRGASRYEKDRRVYLAQKSKQELMERKRQAEQQQVEPETEPEPQETNKTYVATNPERIGLEGYSPIALTRDRKWKKGQEEFSWPYQGITYQMASRTELEIFKADPGRYAPQLLGCDPVILNKQDRAIPGDTKYGAYYDHNLYLFVDLESREEFKQNPDRYSRTMHVLKIEQVGGSLLR; from the coding sequence TTGTCGATCTTAACAGTCACGTTCTCTCTGCTCGTGATATCGGTCAGTCAGACCTCAGCCGGTGACTGGCTGCATGACTTTGACGCCGCTCTGAAACAGGCCCAGGAAAAAGACATGCCGCTGCTGCTGCATTTCCACGCTTCCTGGTGTGGTCCCTGTCATCAGATGGATCAGACCGTTTTACGAACCGCCGCCGTCAAGAATCTGTTCGGTAAACGCGTGATTGGTGTTAAAATCGACAGTGATCAGCATCGCCATCTCGTCGATCGCTTTAACGTCCGCTCTCTACCCAGTGATATCCTGTTGACTCCCACCGGAACGATTATCACCCGCACCGATGGCTTTCAGAACCAGAATGTATACCTGAGTTTTCTGGGACGTGGTGCTTCCCGTTACGAAAAAGATCGTCGCGTTTACCTGGCCCAGAAGAGCAAACAGGAACTGATGGAACGCAAGCGACAGGCAGAACAGCAGCAGGTGGAACCTGAAACAGAACCGGAACCGCAGGAAACTAACAAAACATACGTCGCTACAAATCCTGAAAGAATCGGCCTGGAAGGTTACAGCCCGATCGCGCTGACCCGGGATCGCAAATGGAAAAAAGGACAGGAAGAGTTCAGCTGGCCTTACCAGGGGATTACCTATCAAATGGCAAGTCGAACCGAGCTGGAAATCTTCAAAGCCGATCCGGGACGTTATGCCCCTCAATTACTGGGCTGTGACCCCGTGATTCTAAACAAACAGGATCGCGCCATCCCCGGCGACACCAAATACGGTGCCTATTACGATCATAACCTGTACCTGTTTGTCGATCTGGAATCACGTGAAGAGTTCAAACAGAATCCGGACCGTTACAGCCGCACCATGCATGTGCTTAAAATTGAACAGGTGGGTGGCAGCCTATTACGCTGA
- the pabB gene encoding aminodeoxychorismate synthase component I, whose product MSGHVSQDLSYCSPEQGTGETSPLPLVEELVPCPDLEQLLQTFAGEEGLLVLDSARHAESLGRYSYLMFNPLKRFQIQQAQFGTDPFEAIRQLHQRLQRPSLPELPPFQGGFAGLLSYELGRSWEEFPRAPHDEFGLPDLAVGFYDWVITWDHQQHRAWLIVHGFDSSLESQSTDLAAQRLCAIKQRIESGVPQQRSSVVLQSPLEKQLDLSALSASHAVEGLPGILSNFSKDQFLRQIERIIEYIYAGDIFQANFSQRLLSPVTMSPAELYLNLRSRNPAPFAGYFAWDDWAVLSASPERFLNVSGSEVETRPIKGTRRRKTVPEADLLTRDELRESKKDQAENVMIVDLLRNDLSRVCEPGSIRVPHLCEVETYETVQHLVSEVRGNLRPEHTVWDLLSSSFPGGSITGAPKVRAMEIIAELEPTVRGPYCGSLFYAGLNGEFDSNILIRTFTVRKGWIQFPVGGGIVAQSQPRLEYEETLHKAAGMIAALET is encoded by the coding sequence ATGTCCGGTCATGTATCTCAGGATCTCTCATATTGTTCCCCGGAGCAGGGGACCGGTGAAACGAGCCCGTTGCCGCTCGTCGAGGAACTCGTCCCATGCCCGGACCTGGAACAGCTGCTGCAAACATTTGCCGGCGAAGAGGGACTGCTCGTTCTGGACAGTGCCCGTCACGCCGAATCTCTAGGACGCTACTCCTACCTGATGTTTAACCCGTTGAAACGCTTTCAGATTCAACAGGCTCAGTTCGGGACGGATCCCTTCGAGGCGATCCGGCAATTGCATCAGCGTCTGCAGAGACCCTCGCTGCCAGAACTTCCCCCATTCCAGGGAGGATTTGCAGGACTGCTTTCCTACGAGTTGGGACGCAGTTGGGAAGAGTTTCCCCGGGCTCCCCACGATGAATTTGGATTGCCCGATCTGGCGGTCGGTTTTTATGACTGGGTGATTACCTGGGATCATCAGCAGCACCGTGCCTGGCTGATCGTGCACGGTTTTGACTCCAGCCTCGAATCACAGAGCACAGACCTGGCTGCTCAGCGACTCTGCGCAATCAAACAGCGAATTGAATCAGGTGTACCCCAGCAACGCAGTTCTGTCGTTCTACAGTCGCCTTTAGAAAAACAATTAGATCTCAGCGCACTCTCTGCGTCTCATGCGGTCGAGGGCCTTCCAGGGATTCTCAGCAATTTCAGCAAAGATCAGTTTCTCCGCCAGATTGAACGAATCATAGAATATATTTACGCGGGTGATATTTTTCAGGCAAACTTTTCCCAACGCCTGCTCAGCCCGGTTACCATGTCGCCAGCAGAGCTTTATCTGAATCTACGTTCCCGCAATCCGGCCCCTTTCGCAGGTTACTTCGCCTGGGATGACTGGGCAGTGCTCAGCGCGTCTCCGGAACGGTTTCTGAATGTCTCGGGAAGTGAAGTGGAAACCCGCCCGATCAAGGGAACCCGCCGCCGCAAGACAGTACCCGAAGCAGATTTGCTGACGCGCGATGAGTTGCGCGAAAGCAAGAAGGATCAGGCGGAAAATGTGATGATCGTGGACCTGCTGCGCAATGATCTGTCTCGAGTCTGTGAACCGGGGTCGATCCGCGTTCCTCATCTGTGCGAAGTGGAGACCTACGAAACCGTCCAGCACCTCGTCTCCGAAGTCCGCGGAAACCTCAGGCCGGAACATACCGTCTGGGATCTTTTGTCTTCGTCCTTCCCGGGTGGCTCTATCACGGGTGCTCCCAAAGTGCGTGCCATGGAGATCATTGCCGAGTTGGAGCCCACGGTCCGCGGTCCCTACTGTGGCAGTCTGTTCTATGCCGGATTAAACGGAGAGTTTGACAGCAACATTCTGATTCGCACGTTCACGGTGAGAAAAGGCTGGATTCAATTTCCCGTCGGCGGGGGAATTGTTGCCCAGAGCCAGCCGCGCCTGGAATACGAAGAAACACTGCACAAAGCAGCCGGCATGATCGCTGCTTTAGAAACATAA
- a CDS encoding 4a-hydroxytetrahydrobiopterin dehydratase has protein sequence MTEDQALTEEQIQEFLNTYSHWELRDGWIRRKYATPGWPHTLMLVNTIGYLAEAGNHHPDLSVGYAAVTVKLQTHKVRAITGKDISLAEKIEETVLWQPAEDSALDGFPKKWVH, from the coding sequence ATGACAGAAGATCAGGCTTTAACGGAAGAGCAGATCCAGGAATTTCTGAACACTTACTCCCACTGGGAACTGCGTGATGGATGGATACGGCGAAAATACGCAACGCCCGGCTGGCCTCATACCCTGATGCTGGTCAACACAATCGGCTATCTGGCCGAAGCAGGGAATCACCACCCGGATTTGAGCGTGGGGTATGCTGCAGTTACGGTCAAGTTGCAGACCCACAAGGTACGTGCCATAACAGGTAAGGACATCAGCCTCGCGGAAAAAATTGAAGAAACCGTGCTCTGGCAACCTGCTGAGGATTCGGCTCTCGACGGATTTCCGAAAAAGTGGGTTCACTAG
- a CDS encoding DUF6513 domain-containing protein, with translation MNKNNTSGQQERILFVTGRLAEFSLREILEKLAPQVGFEYEVAVLNVQVAALLHVPLIQRRLQVPAGIDWVMLPGMCKGDLQVLTDHFGIPFQRGPKDHFDLPEYFGQAGRPPRDLSRFDIEILAEINHAPLLSDEEILRLAERYRDSGADLIDVGCIPGESWSRTGEVVRMLVEAGHRVSIDSFDRAEVEAAVSNGAELILSCNHTNLDWVSRLGVEVVAIPDLPEDFDSLCRIVDRLLQSNTPFRVDPILEPIGYGFATSLERYYRARREFPDFEIMMGIGNLTELTEVDTAGMNLILAAICQELRIKSVLATEVINWARTAVAEFDHARRLVKYAIDNKSLPKHIHYQLVMLRDPKLKQLGTEALQNLANQIRDPNYRIFAEGNELHVMNRDGYWKGTDPYELFDQFQAAASKTVDASHAFYLGYEMCKALTALTLGKQYQQDQPLNWGFLTQEEISAQERRREEGKGPQCGPR, from the coding sequence TTGAACAAAAATAATACATCCGGGCAACAGGAACGAATTCTGTTCGTCACCGGCAGACTGGCCGAATTTTCGCTGCGTGAAATCCTGGAAAAACTCGCTCCCCAGGTGGGATTCGAGTATGAAGTCGCTGTTTTGAACGTGCAGGTCGCCGCTTTACTGCACGTTCCGTTGATCCAGCGTCGCCTTCAGGTTCCAGCGGGAATCGACTGGGTGATGCTTCCCGGTATGTGCAAAGGGGATCTGCAGGTTCTGACCGATCATTTCGGCATCCCGTTTCAGAGAGGCCCCAAAGATCATTTTGATCTCCCTGAATATTTTGGACAGGCAGGTCGTCCTCCGCGGGATCTCTCCCGATTTGATATCGAAATCCTGGCAGAGATCAACCATGCGCCGCTGTTATCCGATGAGGAAATTCTCAGACTGGCAGAACGTTATCGTGACAGCGGAGCCGACCTGATCGATGTCGGCTGCATTCCCGGAGAAAGCTGGAGCCGGACCGGAGAGGTCGTACGGATGCTGGTTGAGGCAGGCCACCGGGTTTCCATTGACAGCTTCGACCGGGCGGAAGTGGAAGCCGCTGTCAGCAATGGTGCCGAACTCATCTTGAGCTGCAACCACACCAATCTCGACTGGGTTTCCAGACTGGGTGTGGAAGTGGTCGCGATTCCGGATCTACCCGAGGATTTTGATTCGCTCTGCAGAATTGTGGATCGATTACTGCAGTCCAACACACCGTTTCGCGTCGATCCGATTCTGGAACCGATCGGCTACGGCTTTGCGACCTCGCTGGAACGCTATTACCGGGCGCGCAGGGAATTCCCTGATTTTGAAATCATGATGGGGATCGGCAATCTAACAGAACTGACCGAAGTCGATACCGCAGGCATGAACCTGATCCTGGCGGCGATCTGTCAGGAATTACGCATCAAAAGCGTCCTGGCGACCGAAGTGATCAACTGGGCGCGAACCGCGGTTGCGGAATTTGATCATGCCCGCCGACTGGTCAAATACGCCATCGACAACAAATCACTCCCGAAGCATATCCACTATCAACTGGTGATGCTGCGGGATCCCAAACTGAAACAGCTGGGCACCGAGGCGTTACAGAATCTGGCCAATCAGATTCGCGATCCCAATTATCGCATTTTTGCAGAGGGGAATGAACTCCATGTCATGAACCGGGATGGATACTGGAAGGGCACGGATCCCTACGAACTGTTTGATCAGTTTCAGGCAGCAGCATCCAAAACGGTCGATGCCTCACATGCGTTTTATCTGGGTTATGAGATGTGTAAAGCTCTGACAGCACTTACCTTGGGAAAACAGTACCAGCAGGACCAGCCGTTAAACTGGGGTTTTCTGACTCAGGAGGAAATCAGTGCCCAGGAACGCCGGCGCGAAGAGGGAAAAGGTCCTCAATGCGGTCCCCGCTGA